In the Paenibacillus pabuli genome, one interval contains:
- a CDS encoding outer membrane lipoprotein-sorting protein, producing MRRISWMLAMVLVLSALLAACGKKDAAAVVKDLNEVVGEMESYQGAGVMTLHTGDTPQQYKVEVWHQKPSYYRIALTNAKKDVTQIVLRNDEGVFVLTPSQNKSFRFQSNWPDNQGQVYLYETLIRSITGDTTRQFADEKESYVFDVAANYNTHALVRQKIWLNKSDYAPKQVEVSDSNANVVVDVKFDSFKFGAEFGKDAFDMQRNMTAGTDGNSGTDTGTNPAEQAGESGSKEPASSETAPGQEPTTGSAEGVSDGQTGVSENPEQQEAQDPASVEPGTEEPTMTEPEGAGSFGVIEPTYAPEGVKLKDDQIVEESGDYSVMLRYEGTYNYTIFEARPQDRAVSLAPSRVVDLGFTLGMISGDALQTLTWMTDGIEYRITSADLPESEMVQIATSMQEQSGK from the coding sequence ATGCGCCGAATATCATGGATGCTTGCCATGGTATTGGTCTTATCGGCCTTACTTGCCGCCTGCGGGAAGAAGGATGCGGCAGCCGTGGTCAAAGATCTGAACGAAGTCGTAGGAGAGATGGAGAGTTACCAGGGAGCAGGCGTCATGACGCTGCATACCGGAGATACGCCGCAGCAGTATAAGGTCGAGGTATGGCATCAGAAGCCTTCATATTACCGAATCGCGCTTACCAATGCCAAAAAGGATGTCACCCAGATTGTACTCCGGAACGATGAGGGCGTATTCGTCCTGACGCCAAGCCAGAATAAAAGCTTCCGGTTCCAAAGCAACTGGCCGGATAATCAGGGTCAAGTTTATCTCTATGAGACATTGATCCGCAGCATTACGGGCGATACGACACGTCAGTTCGCAGATGAGAAGGAAAGCTACGTATTCGATGTAGCTGCCAATTATAATACGCATGCACTGGTCAGACAGAAAATCTGGCTGAACAAAAGTGATTATGCTCCCAAACAGGTGGAGGTATCAGACTCCAATGCAAACGTGGTCGTTGACGTGAAATTTGACAGCTTCAAATTCGGTGCAGAATTCGGCAAGGATGCATTCGATATGCAGCGCAACATGACAGCAGGGACAGACGGAAACAGCGGAACGGATACAGGTACGAATCCGGCCGAACAGGCAGGAGAGAGTGGCTCCAAGGAGCCGGCAAGCTCCGAGACTGCCCCTGGTCAAGAACCGACAACAGGCTCTGCAGAAGGAGTCAGTGATGGACAAACCGGTGTGAGCGAGAATCCGGAACAGCAAGAAGCTCAGGATCCGGCGAGTGTTGAACCAGGCACAGAGGAGCCTACCATGACCGAACCGGAAGGAGCCGGCAGTTTTGGAGTGATCGAACCGACTTACGCTCCGGAAGGCGTCAAGCTGAAGGATGATCAAATTGTGGAGGAATCCGGCGATTACTCGGTCATGCTCCGCTACGAAGGAACATATAACTATACGATTTTCGAAGCCAGACCGCAGGACAGAGCCGTATCACTCGCGCCATCTCGCGTTGTGGATCTCGGATTCACATTGGGCATGATTAGTGGAGACGCTTTACAAACGTTAACATGGATGACCGATGGAATTGAATACAGAATCACGAGTGCAGATCTGCCGGAGAGTGAAATGGTCCAAATTGCAACATCCATGCAGGAGCAGTCAGGTAAATGA
- a CDS encoding serine hydrolase has protein sequence MTTTKHRSLLDGLDEFVAGQLQTWKGVGAAVAVIHKNEVIWQKGYGYRDLESKLEVTPSTLFAIGSSTKAFTATTAAMLVDQDLLKWDMPVKTYMEEFKMFDPVATERLTIRDMLCHRSGLPRHEMVWYNSERTREQLVNALQYLEPNEDFRNKWQYQNLMYMTAGYLVGNLKETTWEKLVQDHLFKPLGMTSSLFSVEEMQTQPDYAVPYMEKDDENVRIPYRNIDAVGPAGSINSNLEDMIAWLRLQLNQGQYDGQQLVSKEQMEVLHSPQMPCDSPFHGPEMPISTYGLGWIIEPYRGHSLIHHGGAIDGFSSQVAFLPEEEIGIVVLCNTHGSIIPYTVTFNIIDRLLGMEPVDWSEKMAKLMSGGESAESAVPDTPEALDPAAVPVADTEEKTDNANVVSLDRPVTTYAGIYYHAGYGELSIQLKDDGLQAIFNEIDMPMEYTGNDTFSVLLVLFGLKITFTFQVDQENNAHSISIPFLMEPGTKPIEFIKKS, from the coding sequence ATGACTACAACCAAACATCGCTCATTACTGGACGGATTGGATGAATTTGTAGCCGGACAGCTGCAAACCTGGAAGGGTGTTGGAGCAGCTGTCGCTGTTATTCACAAGAACGAGGTCATTTGGCAAAAGGGCTACGGGTATCGCGACCTGGAATCCAAACTCGAAGTGACTCCAAGCACCCTCTTTGCCATCGGATCAAGTACGAAAGCTTTTACGGCAACAACGGCTGCCATGTTAGTTGATCAAGACCTGCTGAAATGGGATATGCCCGTAAAAACGTATATGGAAGAATTTAAAATGTTCGATCCTGTAGCTACGGAACGCCTGACCATTCGTGATATGTTATGTCACCGCTCGGGACTACCCAGGCATGAGATGGTATGGTACAACTCTGAACGGACCAGAGAGCAACTCGTAAACGCTCTACAGTATCTTGAACCAAATGAGGATTTCAGGAATAAGTGGCAATATCAAAACCTGATGTACATGACTGCGGGATATCTGGTCGGGAACTTAAAGGAGACTACCTGGGAGAAGCTCGTTCAGGATCACCTGTTTAAGCCATTGGGGATGACATCCAGTCTGTTCTCTGTGGAGGAAATGCAAACCCAGCCTGATTATGCCGTTCCGTATATGGAAAAAGACGACGAGAATGTACGAATTCCTTATCGAAACATCGATGCTGTTGGCCCGGCAGGCTCCATTAACAGCAATCTGGAAGACATGATCGCCTGGCTGCGATTGCAATTGAATCAGGGACAGTATGATGGACAGCAACTCGTCTCCAAGGAACAAATGGAAGTATTGCACAGTCCGCAAATGCCATGTGATTCTCCGTTTCATGGTCCAGAGATGCCTATCAGCACGTACGGACTGGGCTGGATCATCGAACCTTACCGTGGACATTCGTTGATTCATCATGGGGGCGCCATTGATGGTTTTAGTTCACAGGTTGCCTTTTTGCCAGAGGAAGAGATCGGGATCGTAGTACTCTGCAATACCCATGGAAGCATTATCCCTTATACCGTTACATTTAACATCATAGACCGATTGCTTGGAATGGAACCTGTGGATTGGAGCGAGAAGATGGCCAAGTTAATGAGTGGCGGCGAATCAGCGGAATCTGCAGTTCCGGATACGCCAGAAGCGCTAGACCCCGCAGCAGTACCCGTGGCCGATACAGAGGAAAAAACGGATAATGCAAACGTCGTCTCCCTTGACCGACCTGTAACTACCTACGCAGGTATCTATTATCATGCCGGTTACGGAGAATTGTCCATTCAACTGAAAGATGACGGCTTACAAGCGATATTCAACGAAATTGATATGCCCATGGAATACACGGGAAATGACACCTTTTCCGTCCTGCTAGTTTTATTTGGACTCAAAATCACGTTTACTTTCCAAGTTGATCAAGAAAATAACGCTCATTCCATTTCCATTCCGTTTCTGATGGAACCAGGTACGAAACCTATCGAGTTCATCAAGAAAAGCTAG
- a CDS encoding ABC transporter substrate-binding protein — MEAADHYIQLRTAFPHVHDDEEWQTTIGELAQHLCCTMRNMNLIMNKFMDNNWIRWSPKRGRGKKSVLIFHAPLVDVARERFDRLLQGNRLEEAYELAASLPFSLREMLMHGLQDPFGLRSDQSAKGRIDTLRIPQNFPFETLDPTQAAMWGEVGIVAEVFDRLVRYNAERRSCEPSLAVAWESNPEGTEWTFYLHKGVLFHHGKILDAVDVKFTFERIIEDINNPCRPLFGTIAKIETFDELTVRFTLYSPNFMFPDLMSSMCASILPRDVEPDRMHPVGTGPYRLTRNHPRLLVLDVFPSYFRGRAYIDRVEVWQLPQSELVESVIKQDLFSDGPPHAVQHEVQGGVYMTFNMRKEGPQQDLYFRRAVQQLLNQQELIHAFPGTSTQPAYSLVRDNCGETTGGGTRRSSSIREKRTGVLESTREPSVAQAEELLKRSCYAGQTLRLWVEDGKKMETDMLWFVQRCERIGVHIDIVPGDPVRAVYHDEFSSCDLVYTGEVFDDHIMLSLVTMFTFQNTLFLVAMDDDRKRELDKECRRIVGIRDGGERLAALLGVEAKLIEEALLLPAYSFREEHAHHASLRDYNVVGYGMPDLRRLWVKRKPDADHKEASYPAYIPLW, encoded by the coding sequence ATGGAAGCAGCTGACCATTATATTCAATTGCGTACGGCATTTCCGCACGTTCATGACGATGAAGAATGGCAAACGACGATTGGAGAGCTGGCGCAGCATTTGTGCTGCACGATGCGCAACATGAATTTAATCATGAACAAGTTCATGGATAACAACTGGATTCGGTGGAGCCCGAAGCGTGGCAGAGGCAAAAAGTCCGTGCTTATTTTTCATGCACCGCTAGTTGATGTAGCCCGTGAGCGTTTTGATCGCCTCCTGCAGGGCAACAGGCTGGAAGAGGCCTATGAGTTGGCTGCGAGTCTTCCGTTTTCGTTACGGGAAATGTTAATGCATGGTTTGCAGGATCCGTTTGGTCTACGTTCAGACCAGAGTGCCAAGGGAAGGATAGATACGCTGCGGATACCACAAAACTTTCCGTTTGAGACATTGGACCCGACCCAGGCTGCCATGTGGGGAGAAGTGGGCATTGTGGCAGAGGTATTCGATCGCCTGGTCCGTTATAATGCTGAGCGTCGCAGCTGTGAGCCGAGTCTTGCCGTGGCATGGGAGAGTAATCCTGAAGGGACGGAATGGACATTTTATCTGCACAAAGGTGTTCTATTCCATCATGGAAAAATACTGGATGCAGTGGATGTGAAGTTCACATTTGAACGAATTATTGAGGATATCAATAATCCCTGCCGTCCGCTATTTGGTACCATTGCGAAGATCGAGACATTTGATGAGCTGACGGTACGTTTTACCTTATATAGCCCGAACTTCATGTTCCCGGATCTGATGAGCAGCATGTGTGCATCGATTTTGCCGCGGGATGTTGAACCTGACCGGATGCATCCGGTTGGGACAGGACCTTATCGTTTAACGAGGAATCACCCCAGACTGTTGGTGCTGGACGTATTTCCTTCCTATTTCAGAGGGCGTGCCTACATTGATCGGGTTGAGGTGTGGCAGCTCCCGCAGTCCGAACTCGTAGAGTCGGTGATCAAGCAGGATTTGTTTTCGGATGGACCGCCTCATGCGGTACAGCATGAAGTTCAGGGCGGAGTGTATATGACGTTTAATATGCGAAAAGAAGGCCCGCAGCAGGATCTGTATTTCCGCCGGGCTGTGCAGCAGCTGCTGAATCAGCAGGAGTTGATCCATGCGTTCCCGGGTACATCTACTCAGCCTGCATACAGTCTGGTTCGGGATAATTGCGGGGAAACAACGGGGGGAGGGACTCGAAGAAGCTCCTCTATACGAGAGAAACGGACAGGAGTGTTGGAATCCACTAGGGAACCCTCAGTGGCCCAAGCGGAAGAACTGCTTAAGCGAAGCTGCTATGCGGGGCAGACGCTGCGGTTATGGGTGGAGGATGGGAAGAAAATGGAGACAGACATGCTCTGGTTCGTGCAGCGCTGTGAACGGATTGGAGTGCATATCGATATCGTTCCAGGTGACCCTGTTCGTGCGGTGTACCATGATGAATTCAGCTCATGTGATCTCGTGTACACCGGGGAAGTGTTCGATGATCATATCATGCTGAGCCTGGTCACCATGTTTACTTTTCAGAATACCTTGTTTCTGGTTGCCATGGATGATGATCGGAAGAGGGAATTGGACAAGGAATGCAGGCGCATCGTGGGAATTCGCGATGGAGGAGAACGACTGGCAGCGCTGCTGGGCGTGGAGGCGAAACTTATTGAAGAGGCATTGCTGCTTCCCGCCTATAGTTTCAGAGAGGAGCATGCCCATCATGCCTCCCTTCGTGATTACAATGTGGTGGGGTATGGGATGCCCGATCTGCGACGTTTATGGGTAAAACGCAAACCAGACGCTGATCATAAGGAAGCGAGCTATCCGGCTTACATCCCGCTGTGGTAA
- a CDS encoding MDR family MFS transporter — protein MQPMKYADLHRNIKIRIITDFFTDLTQKSIIPFMAIYLSVQMGDGWAGLLLTVNIVSSMIAGLGAGYWSDRIGRKKMMVTAQCVQVFALFWLAAANSPWLDSVELTCIMFFLSSLSSGITIPIAGAMIVDVSSEQERHYVYGLQYWTTNVAITFGALMGGLLFDSFRFILFSLVCVESLVTLFILLFFIQETMERTERTGSAQTVAPVRKNMLKTYGGVLRDKKFMVFFTATVLAVSLEFQLDKYIAVRLKSEFSAQLFHWNISGLQMFSLILAINTVLVALVAIPFSKWMARFQSRSIMTVGMCLYTAGFTVLAFSNWAFLLIGSAVLLTIGELMYSPVRQVLLAGMIPDSDRAAYMAADGMSYNVAALLGSLGLTIGAVLPSYAMAGLYVLIGVSALVFFRQSLRPSAEPSESQRCADAS, from the coding sequence ATGCAACCGATGAAATATGCCGATTTGCACCGCAACATTAAAATTCGTATTATCACTGATTTTTTTACAGACTTGACTCAGAAATCAATCATTCCGTTCATGGCGATCTATCTGAGCGTCCAGATGGGAGATGGTTGGGCCGGTTTGCTGCTGACGGTTAACATTGTCTCCTCCATGATCGCTGGCTTGGGCGCAGGATACTGGTCTGACCGGATTGGTCGTAAAAAAATGATGGTTACCGCTCAATGTGTGCAAGTGTTCGCCTTGTTCTGGCTGGCTGCGGCGAATTCGCCCTGGCTGGACTCGGTAGAACTGACTTGCATCATGTTTTTTCTTAGCAGTCTAAGCTCGGGCATTACCATCCCGATCGCGGGTGCGATGATCGTGGACGTTAGCAGTGAACAGGAACGACATTATGTATACGGATTACAGTATTGGACGACCAATGTAGCCATTACGTTTGGCGCGTTGATGGGCGGGTTGTTATTCGACTCTTTCCGATTCATCCTGTTCAGTCTGGTGTGCGTGGAGAGCCTGGTAACCTTATTCATTCTATTGTTTTTCATTCAGGAAACCATGGAAAGAACAGAAAGAACGGGCTCTGCTCAGACCGTGGCTCCTGTCAGGAAAAACATGCTGAAAACCTATGGAGGTGTACTCCGGGACAAAAAGTTCATGGTCTTTTTCACTGCCACGGTTCTGGCCGTCTCTCTCGAATTCCAACTGGATAAATACATCGCTGTCCGTCTGAAAAGCGAGTTCAGTGCACAGCTATTTCATTGGAACATTTCGGGGCTGCAGATGTTCAGCCTAATCCTGGCGATCAACACGGTACTGGTTGCCTTGGTCGCTATTCCATTCTCCAAATGGATGGCACGGTTTCAATCCAGATCCATCATGACGGTAGGCATGTGCCTCTACACCGCCGGGTTCACCGTACTTGCATTCAGCAACTGGGCATTCCTCCTCATCGGGTCTGCTGTCCTGCTGACGATTGGCGAATTGATGTACTCTCCAGTACGTCAGGTGCTTCTTGCCGGGATGATTCCCGATTCGGATCGTGCGGCATACATGGCCGCAGATGGTATGAGTTATAATGTCGCTGCCCTGCTCGGCAGTTTAGGGCTGACGATTGGAGCTGTGCTGCCTTCATACGCCATGGCCGGCCTGTATGTCCTCATCGGCGTCTCTGCACTCGTATTTTTCCGTCAATCGCTCAGGCCTTCAGCCGAACCGAGCGAGTCCCAGCGATGTGCGGATGCTTCATAA
- a CDS encoding serine hydrolase, protein MHLFNRRSRFRSTSLTGAFMAFVLSLSLWAPAVHAETPSIQVNEKEQAQALTTESVTSFLDTFFDSAEAKAQYVGASVVVVKDGKVLAEKGYGYADQESKTPVDPKSTAFRVASVSKTFTAAAVMQLVEQGKVDLQADFQTYVKGLEFDNPFDKPVTVENLLTHTTGFEIRDPQQEDIHADFNKTVSMEEYAQQHMPPVIREPGSAYMYDNFSFLLLGMIVENVSGEPFEAYMQQHIFKPLGMANSSFVLNDKFKDQLATAYDAVHNPLDLYTIAPTPMPQGGMLSTAEDIGNFMIAFLNDGVKDNERILKESTVKSMEQYRSSIHPTLPDTTYGFEAAFQLPGAGSSPEIITKAGDLIGFSSYLFLIPEQNTGVFLTYNQAGALRNLFYPAFIQTFFPQYAEPVEFKGFTPQSTNELQRFAGLYADLRLSTIVSSLQNGGTEPGKLSISDAFLGPRTLIQVDENLFKDELTGQFTAFKEQADGTIYMKEPYLNPLGYEKKGQQPQGFRDVRPESPYAKAIYGLQSLGHYDNDATEAFQPKSAVTRAEFIEDVLKMSGLKPSKTTPPADSDWASHSAAGYIQLGYESGMITGADSEQFKPDQVITRQEAMVMIWRSLQLQYPNELFQDVKLAGQADKWAVPAIQMMVKLGIHGPEVKVLEDGSVDVLARKPLIRQEEAAIMYQLFTQPTDMIVAELMAKQPKSETSNASEAVEEQPSSANTETP, encoded by the coding sequence ATGCATTTATTCAATCGAAGGAGCCGCTTCAGATCCACCTCGCTAACGGGAGCATTTATGGCTTTCGTCCTTTCGTTAAGTCTCTGGGCACCAGCGGTTCATGCGGAAACCCCATCCATTCAGGTCAATGAAAAGGAACAAGCCCAAGCACTGACCACCGAATCAGTAACATCATTTCTGGATACGTTTTTTGATTCAGCTGAAGCTAAGGCACAATATGTCGGTGCTTCCGTTGTTGTTGTCAAGGATGGCAAAGTCCTGGCAGAGAAAGGCTACGGCTATGCCGATCAGGAGAGCAAAACGCCCGTCGATCCGAAGAGCACGGCTTTCCGCGTAGCCTCTGTCTCCAAAACATTTACGGCTGCAGCCGTCATGCAATTGGTGGAGCAGGGCAAGGTTGATCTGCAAGCGGACTTTCAAACGTATGTGAAGGGACTTGAGTTTGATAACCCTTTTGACAAACCCGTCACTGTGGAAAACCTGCTTACACACACCACTGGATTCGAGATTCGCGATCCGCAGCAGGAAGATATTCACGCCGACTTCAACAAAACCGTCTCCATGGAGGAATATGCACAGCAGCACATGCCTCCTGTCATCAGAGAACCAGGCAGTGCCTACATGTACGACAACTTCTCATTCCTGCTGCTTGGCATGATTGTGGAGAATGTCAGCGGCGAACCGTTTGAGGCTTACATGCAGCAGCATATTTTTAAACCACTTGGTATGGCTAACAGCAGTTTCGTGCTGAACGACAAGTTCAAGGATCAGCTCGCGACAGCGTATGATGCGGTACATAACCCGCTCGATCTGTACACCATCGCTCCAACTCCGATGCCTCAAGGAGGCATGTTGTCCACAGCTGAGGACATCGGGAACTTCATGATCGCTTTCCTGAATGATGGTGTGAAGGACAATGAGCGTATTCTGAAGGAATCCACCGTAAAAAGCATGGAGCAATATCGCTCTTCCATTCATCCGACACTCCCGGACACTACGTATGGATTTGAAGCAGCATTTCAGCTGCCTGGTGCGGGCAGCAGTCCCGAGATTATTACCAAGGCAGGCGACCTGATCGGTTTCAGCTCTTATCTCTTCCTTATTCCGGAGCAAAATACAGGCGTCTTCCTTACGTACAACCAAGCGGGTGCTCTTCGTAATCTGTTCTACCCGGCTTTCATTCAGACCTTCTTCCCGCAATATGCGGAACCGGTCGAATTCAAGGGTTTTACGCCCCAATCCACCAATGAACTGCAGCGCTTCGCCGGGCTATATGCTGACTTAAGACTTAGCACAATTGTCAGTTCTCTCCAAAACGGGGGCACGGAACCCGGGAAATTGAGCATTTCAGATGCCTTCCTGGGCCCACGTACCCTGATCCAGGTTGATGAGAATCTGTTCAAGGATGAGTTAACGGGTCAATTTACAGCCTTTAAGGAACAAGCAGATGGAACGATCTATATGAAAGAACCCTACCTCAATCCACTTGGATATGAGAAAAAAGGGCAGCAGCCTCAGGGATTCCGGGATGTTCGTCCGGAGAGCCCTTATGCCAAGGCCATCTATGGATTACAGTCGCTCGGTCACTATGACAATGATGCAACCGAAGCATTTCAGCCCAAGTCGGCCGTTACACGTGCTGAATTCATTGAAGATGTACTGAAAATGAGCGGACTCAAACCAAGTAAAACAACACCGCCCGCTGATAGCGATTGGGCCAGTCACTCTGCAGCTGGCTACATTCAGCTCGGCTACGAGTCCGGCATGATCACAGGTGCGGATTCGGAACAGTTCAAGCCGGATCAAGTCATTACTCGCCAGGAAGCAATGGTCATGATCTGGAGATCACTGCAGCTGCAGTATCCGAATGAGCTGTTCCAGGATGTGAAGCTTGCAGGCCAAGCGGATAAGTGGGCTGTACCTGCAATCCAGATGATGGTTAAGCTCGGAATCCATGGTCCGGAAGTGAAAGTACTCGAGGATGGATCTGTCGATGTCCTCGCTCGCAAACCGCTTATTCGCCAAGAAGAGGCTGCCATCATGTATCAATTGTTTACTCAGCCAACGGATATGATTGTGGCTGAACTTATGGCTAAGCAGCCTAAATCGGAAACCTCCAATGCTAGTGAAGCTGTTGAGGAGCAGCCATCATCTGCCAATACTGAAACACCTTAA
- a CDS encoding HSP90 family protein: MAASNEYRFQVNLSGMIQILSNHLYSSPKVFLRELMQNATDAITARSEAEPGFQGEVRVELTGTGEQLTMMVEDNGIGLTEADIHEFLAMIGQSSKRGQQALLDGETSFIGRFGIGLLSCFMVSNEIVMLTQSAKGGPSMEWRGKPDGTYTIRQLETQLSPGTKVYLRCTPDAAHYFEPEYVKEALFYYGALLPYPVTLQSGGVQDIVNAESPVWLTHPELAKGRKAEVLAFGGRLLGETFEDFIPLTTASGRTGGIAFVLPHAVNLNAKRSHRVYLKRMLISEKAENILPDWAFFVKCLIWTDELQPTASREHFYENEQLEEVRSELGDALRQGLSDMAENQTERLKKLIRLHALSMKALAVQDQGFYAMIYRWLPFESTRGHRELGELMDEGETLYFTTTVDEYRQIHHVASAQSLLVINGGYIYDNELMATLPLAVQGVHTERLQPDQVSLSFTDVPPAERNDYYDALRLADSALQRFRCRAEVKGFKPKDLPVLFTLSQESSTLRALEKASEESTELFSSVLGSLSAGISSAGYSTLYLNVNNPIIQRVLTTPDPQMTPIAIEMLYVNALMMGHYAMNRQELEVLNQGIVRFIDWGLRANTDRKGDA; encoded by the coding sequence ATGGCAGCATCTAATGAGTATCGTTTTCAGGTCAACCTGAGTGGCATGATTCAGATCTTATCGAACCATCTCTACAGCAGTCCCAAAGTTTTCTTGCGTGAGCTGATGCAGAACGCGACCGATGCCATTACAGCACGAAGCGAGGCAGAGCCCGGGTTTCAGGGTGAAGTGCGCGTTGAGCTGACAGGCACGGGTGAGCAGTTAACGATGATGGTGGAGGATAATGGCATCGGATTAACCGAAGCGGATATTCACGAATTCTTGGCCATGATCGGACAATCCTCGAAGCGTGGACAGCAAGCCCTGCTGGATGGAGAGACTTCTTTTATTGGACGATTCGGAATCGGGCTGTTGTCCTGTTTCATGGTGAGCAATGAGATTGTCATGCTGACCCAATCCGCGAAGGGCGGACCTTCGATGGAATGGCGCGGCAAGCCCGATGGAACCTATACCATTCGGCAGCTGGAGACCCAGTTATCCCCGGGGACCAAAGTGTATTTGCGTTGTACACCGGATGCCGCCCATTATTTTGAACCGGAATATGTGAAGGAAGCTCTGTTCTACTACGGAGCCTTGTTACCTTATCCCGTGACGCTGCAGAGCGGAGGTGTACAGGACATTGTCAATGCCGAGTCGCCTGTGTGGCTCACACATCCGGAGCTTGCCAAAGGTCGCAAAGCGGAGGTGCTTGCGTTTGGTGGGCGCCTGCTTGGGGAGACATTTGAAGATTTCATCCCATTGACGACAGCCTCAGGTCGTACCGGAGGAATTGCATTTGTCCTTCCACACGCCGTGAATCTGAATGCCAAGCGTTCCCACCGGGTATATCTGAAGCGGATGCTGATCTCGGAGAAAGCAGAGAATATTTTGCCGGATTGGGCTTTCTTTGTGAAGTGTCTGATCTGGACCGATGAGCTTCAACCGACGGCTTCGCGTGAACATTTTTATGAAAATGAACAGCTGGAAGAAGTACGTTCCGAACTTGGTGACGCACTTCGTCAAGGACTGTCCGACATGGCAGAGAATCAGACGGAACGTCTGAAGAAGCTCATACGCCTGCATGCACTCTCCATGAAAGCACTGGCTGTGCAGGATCAGGGTTTTTACGCGATGATATATCGCTGGCTGCCATTTGAAAGTACCCGGGGCCACCGGGAACTTGGAGAGTTAATGGATGAAGGAGAAACATTATACTTCACGACTACGGTCGATGAGTATCGTCAGATTCATCATGTCGCTTCTGCACAGTCCCTGCTCGTTATTAATGGCGGGTATATCTATGACAACGAATTAATGGCGACCTTGCCGCTTGCGGTACAGGGTGTGCATACAGAGCGACTTCAGCCGGATCAGGTTTCGCTTAGCTTCACCGATGTTCCTCCAGCCGAGCGCAATGATTATTATGATGCGCTGCGTCTGGCCGATTCTGCACTTCAACGCTTTCGCTGCCGTGCCGAGGTAAAAGGATTCAAACCGAAAGATCTGCCCGTACTGTTCACGCTATCACAGGAATCTTCTACGCTTCGTGCATTGGAAAAAGCGAGTGAGGAGAGTACAGAACTGTTCTCTTCCGTACTTGGCTCATTATCCGCTGGTATCAGTTCTGCTGGCTACTCAACCTTGTATCTGAATGTGAATAATCCAATCATTCAGCGCGTGTTAACGACGCCGGATCCCCAAATGACGCCGATTGCTATTGAAATGCTTTATGTGAATGCGCTGATGATGGGGCACTATGCCATGAACCGGCAGGAGCTTGAGGTGCTGAATCAGGGCATCGTTCGTTTTATTGATTGGGGTTTACGCGCTAATACGGATCGTAAGGGGGATGCTTGA
- a CDS encoding ABC transporter ATP-binding protein, which yields MIEVRSISKQFKEHQALRDVSFTIEQGSVTGLIGPNGSGKTTLIRIMNGVLGATSGSVTINGLDPSTHAEKVLAMCGTLTEQSGLYENMSGRDNLMFFAEAFGVQQHTARIDELAELFELQEYQHRKVGTYSTGMKKRLGLARVLLHRPSILFLDEPTNGLDPDGIQMVLRIIRRLNQEEKMTILVSSHVLSQLSAVCDRYIFMEKGRKVEEGSEQEIVNRYLTAPRLEIEAVLTDGWSAASEFNPEIISTDKAIFQLQSREEIPMLLRQLTTKGQVYQARMIGSDLESIYFAIREAHHYE from the coding sequence ATGATTGAAGTTCGCAGCATATCCAAACAATTCAAGGAGCATCAGGCCCTGCGTGATGTCAGCTTCACGATTGAACAAGGCAGTGTTACCGGGTTAATTGGCCCCAACGGCTCGGGCAAAACCACACTGATCCGCATTATGAACGGTGTCCTTGGGGCTACAAGCGGATCCGTAACGATTAACGGATTGGATCCCTCCACCCATGCGGAGAAGGTGCTGGCCATGTGCGGCACACTCACGGAACAGAGTGGACTGTATGAGAATATGAGCGGACGTGACAATCTCATGTTCTTCGCAGAGGCTTTTGGTGTACAGCAGCATACCGCACGAATTGACGAGCTTGCAGAGCTGTTCGAACTACAGGAGTACCAGCACCGCAAAGTGGGCACCTACAGCACAGGCATGAAGAAACGGCTTGGCCTTGCCAGAGTTCTGCTTCATCGCCCGTCCATTCTATTTCTGGATGAACCGACCAATGGTCTGGACCCTGACGGGATTCAGATGGTACTCCGTATCATTCGCCGGTTGAACCAAGAGGAAAAGATGACCATTCTGGTCTCCTCGCACGTCCTGTCCCAACTCTCAGCCGTATGTGATCGATATATTTTTATGGAAAAGGGACGCAAGGTTGAGGAAGGTTCGGAGCAGGAGATCGTGAATCGTTATCTTACTGCGCCACGGCTTGAGATAGAGGCCGTCTTGACTGATGGATGGAGTGCGGCATCTGAATTTAATCCGGAGATCATCTCCACGGACAAAGCCATATTCCAGCTCCAGTCCCGTGAGGAAATCCCCATGCTGCTCAGACAATTAACCACGAAGGGACAAGTCTATCAGGCTCGCATGATCGGCAGTGATCTGGAAAGCATCTATTTTGCCATCAGGGAGGCACACCATTATGAATAA